The proteins below are encoded in one region of Chroicocephalus ridibundus chromosome 9, bChrRid1.1, whole genome shotgun sequence:
- the IDH2 gene encoding isocitrate dehydrogenase [NADP], mitochondrial, translating to MAARYLRAAPALSRLARCPLPAASVGQRRHYADKRIKVANPVVEMDGDEMTRIIWAFIKEKLILPNVDVQLKYFDLGLPHRDKTDDQVTIDSALATQKYSVAVKCATITPDEARVEEFKLKKMWKSPNGTIRNILGGTVFREPIICKNIPRLVPGWTKPITIGRHAHGDQYKATDFVVGKSGTFKMVFTPKDGSGAKEWEVYNFPGGGVGMGMYNTDESISGFAHSCFQYAIQKKWPLYMSTKNTILKAYDGRFKDIFQEIFDKHYKTEFDKLKIWYEHRLIDDMVAQVLKSSGGFVWACKNYDGDVQSDILAQGFGSLGLMTSVLVCPDGKTIEAEAAHGTVTRHYREHQKGRPTSTNPIASIFAWTRGLEHRGKLDSNPDLIKFSQTLEKVCVETVESGTMTKDLAGCIHGLANVKLNEHFVNTTDFLDAIKNNLDKALGKK from the exons ATGGCCGCCCGCTAcctccgcgccgccccggcgCTCAGCCGCCTggcccgctgccccctccccgccgcctccgtGGGGCAGCGCCGACACT ATGCCGACAAGCGGATCAAGGTGGCCAACCCGGTGGTGGAGATGGACGGAGACGAGATGACGCGGATCATCTGGGCCTTCATCAAGGAGAAG CTCATCCTGCCCAACGTGGACGTCCAGCTGAAGTATTTTGACCTGGGCCTGCCACACCGGGACAAGACAGACGACCAGGTCACCATCGACTCGGCGCTGGCCACCCAGAAGTACAGCGTGGCCGTGAAGTGTGCCACCATCACGCCGGATGAAGCCAGGGTGGAAG AGTTCAAGCTGAAGAAGATGTGGAAGAGCCCCAATGGCACCATCCGAAACATCCTGGGGGGGACGGTCTTCCGGGAGCCCATCATCTGCAAGAACATCCCCCGCCTGGTGCCCGGCTGGACCAAGCCCATCACCATCGGCAGACATGCCCACGGCGACCAG TACAAAGCCACCGACTTCGTGGTGGGCAAGTCCGGGACGTTCAAGATGGTCTTCACGCCGAAGGATGGCAGCGGGGCGAAGGAGTGGGAGGTGTACAACTTCCCCGGCGGCGGCGTGGGCATGGGCATGTACAACACGGACGAG TCCATCTCGGGCTTCGCTCACAGCTGCTTCCAGTACGCCATCCAGAAGAAGTGGCCTCTCTACATGAGCACCAAGAACACCATCCTCAAGGCCTACGACGGGCGCTTCAAAGACATCTTCCAGGAGATCTTCGATAA GCACTACAAGACGGAGTTCGACAAGCTGAAGATCTGGTACGAGCACCGGCTCATCGACGACATGGTGGCCCAGGTGTTGAAGTCCTCCGGCGGCTTCGTCTGGGCGTGCAAGAACTATGATGGGGACGTCCAGTCGGACATCCTGGCCCAAG GCTTTGGCTCCCTGGGGCTGATGACCTCCGTGCTGGTGTGTCCGGATGGGAAGACCATCGAGGCCGAGGCGGCCCACGGCACCGTCACCCGCCACTACCGGGAGCACCAGAAG GGGCGACCCACCAGCACGAACCCCATCGCCAGCATCTTTGCCTGGACGCGTGGCCTGGAGCACCGGGGCAAGCTGGACAGTAACCCCGACCTGATCAA GTTTTCTCAGACGCTGGAGAAGGTCTGCGTCGAAACAGTGGAGAGCGGGACGATGACGAAGGACCTCGCCGGCTGCATCCACGGCCTCGCCAA CGTGAAGCTGAACGAGCACTTTGTGAACACCACCGACTTCCTGGACGCCATCAAGAACAACCTGGACAAGGCCCTGGGCAAAAAGTAG
- the ZNF710 gene encoding zinc finger protein 710 → MDRFTECGTQTDAVVVLSLAQAAVLGLVSENELLGATISPAGFFPGLGGEMPDTAAGEPGEPEGECRLEGEGQAPGDGQEEDALEAESSLEKHARRRKRPPVRLVPKVKCEKAEAEDEVLYETPVPGDEEGEQRRGHPPPLQEPGQEQTVQSSAMKMIDLGTFSRKPRRLRHLRRHTRQQLQGTERRLGGTDPAGPAEGGTAGALRTECAFEAGAPSPGEAEGPAPASPEQVKSEQGFAWQEAGELEAEAVGATSERNKKAQLDRLDINVQIDDSYLVEAGDRQKRWQCRMCEKSYTSKYNLVTHILGHNGIKPHSCPHCNKLFKQPSHLQTHLLTHQGTRPHKCEVCSKAFTQTSHLKRHMLLHTDIKPYSCRFCGRGFAYPSELKAHEVKHESGRCHVCVECGLDFSTLTQLKRHLSTHQGPTLYQCLECSKSFHYRSQLQNHMLKHQNVRPFVCTECGMEFSQIHHLKQHSLTHKGVKEFKCEVCGREFTLQANMKRHMLIHTSVRPYQCHICFKTFVQKQTLKTHMIVHSPVKPFKCKVCGKSFNRMYNLLGHMHLHAGSKPFKCPYCSSKFNLKGNLSRHMKVKHGVMDISLDSQDPMMDLAGADHAELDGQQEMDDFEEENSYGYGGVGNPPDEHALAEQAMKEMAYYNML, encoded by the exons ATGGATCGCTTCACCGAGTGCGGGACCCAGACGGACGCGGTGGTGGTGCTGTCCCTGGCGCAGGCGGCCGTTCTGGGCTTGGTGTCTGAGAATGAGCTGCTGGGGGCCACCATCAGCCCCGCCGGCTTCttcccggggctgggaggggagatgcCGGACACCGCCGCCGGGGAGCCCGGGGAGCCGGAGGGTGAGTGCCGGCTGGAGGGCGAGGGGCAGGCGCCGGGGGACGGGCAGGAGGAGGACGCCTTGGAGGCAGAGTCCTCCCTGGAGAAGCACGCCCGGAGGAGGAAGCGGCCTCCGGTGAGGCTGGTGCCCAAGGTCAAGTGCGAGAAGGCGGAGGCGGAGGACGAGGTGCTGTACGAAACGCCCGTCCCCGGGGACGAGGAGGGTGAGCAGCGGCGCGGCCACCCACCCCCGCTGCAGGAGCCCGGCCAGGAGCAGACGGTGCAGAGCAGCGCCATGAAGATGATCGACCTCGGCACCTTCAGCAGGAAGCCCCGGCGCCTGCGGCACCTGCGCCGGCACACgcgccagcagctgcagggcacCGAGCGCCGCCTCGGGGGCACCGACCCGGCCGGCCCCGCGGAGGGTGGCACCGCGGGGGCCCTGCGGACCGAGTGCGCCTTCGAGGCGGGCGCCCCGTCCCCCGGCGAGGCGGAGGGCCCCGCGCCGGCGTCCCCGGAGCAGGTGAAGAGCGAGCAGGGCTTCGCCTGGCAGGAGgcgggggagctggaggcggaGGCGGTGGGGGCCACCAGCGAGCGCAACAAGAAGGCGCAGCTGGACCGGCTGGACATCAACGTGCAGATCGATGACTCCTACCTGGTGGAGGCGGGGGACCGCCAGAAGCGCTGGCAGTGCCGCATGTGCGAGAAGTCCTACACGTCCAAATACAACCTGGTGACCCACATCCTGGGCCACAACGGCATCAAGCCCCACTCCTGCCCGCACTGCAACAAGCTCTTCAAGCAGCCCAGCCACCTGCAGACCCACCTGCTGACCCACCAGGGCACGCGGCCCCACAAGTGCGAGGTGTGCAGCAAAGCCTTCACCCAGACCAGCCACTTGAAGCGGCACATGCTGCTGCACACCGACATCAAGCCCTACAGCTGCCGCTTCTGCGGCCGGGGCTTCGCCTACCCCAGCGAGCTGAAGGCGCACGAGGTGAAGCACGAGAGCGGCCGCTGCCACGTCTGCGTGGAGTGCGGGCTGGACTTCTCCACGCTCACCCAGCTGAAGCGGCACCTCTCCACGCACCAGGGCCCCACGCTGTACCAGTGCCTGGAGTGCAGCAAGTCCTTCCACTACCGCAGCCAGCTGCAGAACCACATGCTGAAGCACCAGAACGTCCGGCCCTTCGTCTGCACCGAGTGTGGGATGGAGTTCAGCCAGATCCACCACCTCAAGCAGCACTCCCTCACGCACAAG GGTGTGAAGGAGTTCAAGTGCGAGGTGTGCGGGCGGGAGTTCACGCTGCAGGCCAACATGAAGCGGCACATGCTGATCCACACCAGCGTCCGTCCCTACCAGTGCCACATCTGCTTCAAGACGTTTGTGCAGAAGCAGACGCTCAAGACCCACATGATTGTGCACTCACCGGTGAAGCCGTTCAAATGCAAG GTCTGCGGGAAATCCTTCAACCGCATGTACAACCTGCTGGGCCACATGCACCTGCACGCGGGCAGCAAGCCCTTCAAGTGCCCCTACTGCTCCAGCAAGTTCAACCTGAAGGGCAACCTGAGCCGGCACATGAAGGTCAAGCACGGGGTGATGGACATCAGCCTGGACAGCCAAG ATCCCATGATGGACCTGGCCGGGGCTGATCACGCCGAGCTGGACGGGCAGCAGGAGATGGATGACTTCGAGGAGGAGAACTCTTACGGCTACGGGGGGGTGGGCAACCCTCCGGACGAGCACGCGCTGGCCGAGCAGGCCATGAAGGAGATGGCGTACTACAACATGTTGTAG